One genomic segment of candidate division KSB1 bacterium includes these proteins:
- a CDS encoding glycoside hydrolase family 31 protein yields the protein MPFEIFGIQIQLAGDARENPAQAQSGIVDVDHGVMVFIQGFRKRTQRRRLSRAHFAGDQRHAATRDEVLEALKKRLA from the coding sequence TTGCCATTTGAAATATTTGGTATTCAAATTCAACTGGCTGGTGATGCTCGAGAGAATCCTGCGCAGGCCCAAAGTGGGATCGTCGATGTAGACCACGGCGTGATGGTTTTTATCCAAGGTTTCCGTAAACGCACGCAGCGCCGTCGACTTTCCCGAGCCCACTTCGCCGGTGATCAGCGCCATGCCGCGACGCGTGATGAAGTGCTGGAGGCGCTCAAAAAGCGCCTTGCTTAA